Genomic window (Candidatus Neomarinimicrobiota bacterium):
TACCAACCATGATGTGAAAGGATGGTCGGGTGGATTCGGCATCCAATATAATCTTATGGGGATCACAGCGCATATCAGCTACTCCTATTCAAACATGGCTGTATTTGCGGATGTTAACCGCTTTGCACTCACCTTCACGTTTTAGTGCTTCAGCGTCTCTTCTTCGATAACCTCACAGATGCAATCCGCTGAGGGTAGGATGCAGTAGGCAGGTTTATGATCACCCAAACAAATTTGAGATCAAAGAAAGAGAAGAAATGATACAACGAGCTCATAAAACCACCGTACTGGTGGTTACCATAGTATCTTTATTCAGTTCAGTTGGTGGTGGTAAGGAGGACCTGGCTCGCTATACCAGCGATCTATCCTTTGATATGCCGCCGGTAACGATACCCTCCTTTCCTTCCCATGTTGAGAATATTGTCGATTACGGAGCCGTTGGTGACGGACATACCATGAACTCGGAGGCCATTAATAGCACACTTGAAGCGTGTGCGGCTGCCGGTGGTGGGACCGTCAATATCCCACCGGGATTATGGCTCACCGGCCCGATCCGATTGCAGAGCAATGTCAATCTGCACCTGGAAAAAGGTGCCGTGCTGCAGTTCAGCTCCCGCTTTGAGGACTATTCCCTGATCAGGAGTACCTGGGAGGGACGGGAGGAGGTGCGGTGTATCGCACCAATTTTCGGCCTGGAACTGGAAAATATCGGCATCACAGGAGATGGGATCATCGATGGAGCTGGCGAAGCCTGGCGGCCGGTGAAGAAATTCAAAACCACCGATCAACAGTGGCAACAGCTGCGCGCTTCAGGCGGTGTCATCAGTAAAGATGGTCGTGTCTGGTGGCCTTCTGAGCAAGCACTGAAGGGGGCTCAAATCGTCGAACGGTTGAACAACCGGAAAAACAGCGCTATCCAGGACTATGCCGCAGCTCGCGAGTATCTGCGACCGGTACTGGTAAATCTGGTGAAATGCCGTAACGTGCTACTCGATGGCCCCACCTTTCAGAATTCTCCCGCCTGGAATATTCATCCCCTTATGTGCGAGAATATGGTCATCCGCAACATCACGGTGCTCAATCCGTGGTTCGCCCAGAACGGCGATGGAATCGATCTGGAATCCTGCCGCAATGTTGTGGTTTACAACTGCAGTTTCGATGTGGGTGATGATGCCATCTGCCTGAAGTCGGGTAGAAACGAATATGGCCGGCGACGGGGAAAGCCCAGTGAGAATATCGCGATTGCCGATTGCATCGTGTATCACGGGCACGGAGGTTTCACCATCGGCAGCGAGATGTCGGGCGGCGTTCGCAATATTGATGTGCGCCGATGCACCTTTTTAGGGACCGACGTGGGATTACGATTCAAAAGTACCCGCGGGCGCGGCGGGATCGTGGAGAATATCTTTATCCGCGATATCTATATGAAAGCTATCCCGACCGAGGCGATTCGTTTTAATATGTATTATGACAGTCAGCCCCCGATCCCGGAATTGAATTCAGACAAACTGTTGGTCTATAAAGAACGGCCGGAAGTCGCTGTTAGCGAAGAAACACCAAGTTTTCGAAATATCCATATCGAGAATATCACCTGCCGTGGTGCTGACCGGGCAATATTATTACAGGGATTACCTGAAATGGCTATCAGCGACATCGTACTGAACAACATCGTCATTTCTGCCAAGAATGGTCTCGTTTGCGTGGATGCGGATGGAGTTTCACTCAACAACGTGAAAATTATGTCGGAAGAAACGCCTGTGATGAGTATTCTGAGCAGCCGGAATGTGTCGCTTGAGGGCGTGTTCGTACCTGAAGACACCCGTCCTTTTATGGTCATCGATGGGCAAAAATCCGCCAACATTCGGCTTACCGGCCTGACTGATTCCATCGAGGATTTACTCAGCATCGGGAAACAGGTGCCCGCAGATGCGGTAATCCTTGATTAATCGGCAGCTGGGGACAGAAGGCTACCGGAACAGGAGAAGATCCCATGAGAAATCGTTTGATATATCTCTATCTTATTCTAAACCTGTTACTACTCCACTGTACCCAGAGGGGAAGTATCCCCCGTGATATCGTTGAAGCTTATCCCGAAGCAGTCACCGTACAGGTTAAGAATACGGCTGGATTCTCGCACACGGATGGATCTTTTTCGCTGAGCGTTGACGATCTGAAGGTGCTGGACTCGCGCTTCAATCCCCATGCCTTTGTGGTTTTCTAGGACGGGATTGAACTTGCCAGCCAGGGGAACGACCTGGATCGGGATGGTATGGTGGATCAGGTAATGTGCCTTGCTGATTTCGAGCCTGGAGAAAC
Coding sequences:
- a CDS encoding glycoside hydrolase family 28 protein, with amino-acid sequence MIQRAHKTTVLVVTIVSLFSSVGGGKEDLARYTSDLSFDMPPVTIPSFPSHVENIVDYGAVGDGHTMNSEAINSTLEACAAAGGGTVNIPPGLWLTGPIRLQSNVNLHLEKGAVLQFSSRFEDYSLIRSTWEGREEVRCIAPIFGLELENIGITGDGIIDGAGEAWRPVKKFKTTDQQWQQLRASGGVISKDGRVWWPSEQALKGAQIVERLNNRKNSAIQDYAAAREYLRPVLVNLVKCRNVLLDGPTFQNSPAWNIHPLMCENMVIRNITVLNPWFAQNGDGIDLESCRNVVVYNCSFDVGDDAICLKSGRNEYGRRRGKPSENIAIADCIVYHGHGGFTIGSEMSGGVRNIDVRRCTFLGTDVGLRFKSTRGRGGIVENIFIRDIYMKAIPTEAIRFNMYYDSQPPIPELNSDKLLVYKERPEVAVSEETPSFRNIHIENITCRGADRAILLQGLPEMAISDIVLNNIVISAKNGLVCVDADGVSLNNVKIMSEETPVMSILSSRNVSLEGVFVPEDTRPFMVIDGQKSANIRLTGLTDSIEDLLSIGKQVPADAVILD